One stretch of Bos indicus x Bos taurus breed Angus x Brahman F1 hybrid chromosome 22, Bos_hybrid_MaternalHap_v2.0, whole genome shotgun sequence DNA includes these proteins:
- the GPX1 gene encoding glutathione peroxidase 1 has translation MCAAQRSAAALAAAAPRTVYAFSARPLAGGEPFNLSSLRGKVLLIENVASLUGTTVRDYTQMNDLQRRLGPRGLVVLGFPCNQFGHQENAKNEEILNCLKYVRPGGGFEPNFMLFEKCEVNGEKAHPLFAFLREVLPTPSDDATALMTDPKFITWSPVCRNDVSWNFEKFLVGPDGVPVRRYSRRFLTIDIEPDIETLLSQGASA, from the exons ATGTGCGCCGCTCAGCGCTCGGCGGCCGCCCTGGCGGCGGCAGCCCCGCGCACAGTGTACGCCTTCTCCGCGCGCCCTCTGGCCGGCGGGGAGCCCTTCAACCTGTCCTCCCTGCGGGGCAAGGTGCTGCTCATTGAGAACGTAGCATCGCTCTGAGGCACAACGGTGCGGGACTACACCCAGATGAATGACCTGCAGCGGCGCCTTGGACCCCGGGGCCTGGTCGTGCTCGGCTTCCCCTGCAACCAGTTTGGGCATCAG GAAAACGCCAAGAACGAGGAGATCCTGAATTGCCTGAAGTACGTCCGACCAGGCGGCGGGTTCGAGCCCAACTTTATGCTCTTCGAAAAGTGCGAGGTGAATGGCGAGAAGGCGCATCCGCTCTTCGCCTTCCTTCGGGAGGTTCTGCCCACGCCAAGTGACGACGCCACTGCTCTCATGACCGACCCTAAGTTCATCACCTGGTCCCCGGTGTGCCGCAACGACGTCTCCTGGAACTTCGAGAAGTTCCTGGTGGGCCCAGACGGTGTGCCCGTGCGCAGGTACAGCCGCCGCTTTCTGACCATCGACATCGAGCCTGACATTGAAACCCTGCTGTCCCAGGGGGCCTCTGCCTAG
- the RHOA gene encoding transforming protein RhoA, with translation MAAIRKKLVIVGDGACGKTCLLIVFSKDQFPEVYVPTVFENYVADIEVDGKQVELALWDTAGQEDYDRLRPLSYPDTDVILMCFSIDSPDSLENIPEKWTPEVKHFCPNVPIILVGNKKDLRNDEHTRRELAKMKQEPVKPEEGRDMANRIGAFGYMECSAKTKDGVREVFEMATRAALQARRGKKKSGCLVL, from the exons aTGGCTGCCATCCGGAAGAAACTGGTGATTGTTGGAGATGGAGCCTGTGGCAAGACTTGCTTGCTCATTGTCTTTAGCAAGGACCAGTTCCCAGAGGTGTATGTCCCTACGGTGTTTGAGAACTATGTGGCAGATATTGAAGTGGATGGAAAGCAG GTAGAGTTGGCTTTATGGGACACAGCTGGGCAGGAAGATTATGATCGCTTGAGGCCTCTCTCCTACCCGGATACCGACGTTATACTGATGTGTTTCTCCATTGATAGCCCTGATAGTTTAG AAAACATACCAGAAAAATGGACTCCGGAAGTCAAGCATTTCTGTCCCAACGTGCCCATCATCCTGGTTGGGAACAAGAAGGATCTTCGAAACGACGAGCACACAAGGCGGGAGCTGGCCAAGATGAAGCAg GAGCCAGTAAAACCCGAAGAAGGCAGAGATATGGCAAACAGGATTGGTGCTTTTGGGTACATGGAGTGTTCAGCAAAGACCAAAGATGGAGTGAGGGAGGTTTTTGAAATGGCCACGAGAGCTGCTCTGCAAGCCAGACGTGGGAAGAAAAAATCTGGGTGCCTTGTCTTGTGA